In a genomic window of Coregonus clupeaformis isolate EN_2021a chromosome 27, ASM2061545v1, whole genome shotgun sequence:
- the LOC121541984 gene encoding claudin-4-like yields the protein MVSVGLQTLGTALAIVGWLGSIIICALPMWKVTAFIGANIITAQVILEGLWMNFVTQSTGQMECKVYDSLLALPQDLKAARALIIIAIIAGVFAILLGIAGGKCTNFVDNERSKAKVAIASGIVFLIAALLVLVPVCWSANTIIRDFYNPLLVEAQRRELGASLYIGWGSAGLMILGGALLCCSCPPSDENHDVKYFKAASSVAGSSKAYV from the coding sequence ATGGTGTCGGTTGGGCTACAGACGCTGGGCACGGCCCTGGCGATCGTCGGCTGGCTGGGAAGCATCATCATCTGTGCTCTGCCCATGTGGAAGGTGACAGCCTTCATCGGAGCCAACATCATCACCGCTCAGGTCATCTTGGAAGGGTTATGGATGAACTTTGTGACCCAGAGCACGGGACAGATGGAGTGTAAGGTCTACGACTCCCTCCTGGCCTTGCCCCAGGACCTGAAGGCCGCCAGGGCTCTGATCATAATCGCCATAATCGCTGGCGTGTTCGCCATCCTGCTGGGCATCGCCGGCGGGAAGTGCACCAACTTCGTGGATAACGAGAGGTCCAAGGCCAAGGTAGCCATCGCTAGCGGAATCGTCTTCCTCATTGCTGCCCTTCTGGTCCTGGTCCCTGTCTGCTGGTCGGCCAACACCATCATCCGAGACTTCTACAACCCCCTTTTGGTCGAGGCCCAGAGGAGGGAGCTGGGAGCCTCACTCTACATCGGCTGGGGCTCCGCAGGGCTGATGATCCTGGGCGGGGCGCTCCTCTGCTGCTCCTGCCCCCCCAGCGATGAGAACCACGATGTCAAGTACTTCAAGGCTGCTAGCTCCGTGGCTGGCAGCAGCAAGGCCTACGTCTAG
- the LOC121541337 gene encoding claudin-4-like: MDIVDIVEMVEVVGIALGVIGLILTIVICALPTWIKTTFIAANFTTTEVYFRGLWMSCVTQSTGQTQCNVHNLWGNRPPRMEYAGAMILTAIILGVLGVTVSMVGAKCTNCIKEQTSQAKLIIISGILFILAGILILIPVSMVARSINSENSKWIRGKTELGASLYFGWGAAALLLIGGFILCITVGVFGWMMGICGWVVSLVPCSIIILGPPGYGPGHYRHIWMDMLKITCISTILGALGVMGSIFGTKCCNCIKSNRTRVKARFIVGIFFILAGILQLTTVFLVYYLTQNIPEYWREYMLFSTEFCRWSASMLLIGGTILCCSTLKRKNPDSTTTKSASH; the protein is encoded by the coding sequence ATGGATATTGTGGATATCGTGGAAATGGTGGAGGTCGTGGGCATTGCCCTGGGAGTCATAGGATTAATACTTACCATCGTGATCTGTGCACTCCCCACCTGGATAAAGACAACCTTCATAGCAGCTAACTTTACCACCACAGAGGTGTACTTCCGCGGCCTGTGGATGAGTTGTGTGACCCAAAGCACGGGACAGACACAGTGTAATGTGCACAACTTATGGGGGAACAGGCCCCCCAGAATGGAGTATGCCGGAGCCATGATCCTCACTGCCATCATCCTGGGGGTTCTGGGGGTCACGGTCTCCATGGTTGGAGCCAAGTGCACCAACTGCATCAAAGAACAAACGTCTCAGGCCAAGTTGATAATTATCTCTGGAATACTTTTCATCCTGGCCGGAATTCTCATCCTCATCCCTGTTTCCATGGTAGCCAGATCAATCAACAGTGAAAACTCCAAGTGGATCAGAGGGAAGACTGAGCTGGGGGCCTCGCTGTACTTCGGCTGGGGGGCGGCCGCCCTGCTCCTGATTGGAGGTTTCATACTGTGCATCACTGTGGGAGTCTTTGGATGGATGATGGGAATCTGTGGATGGGTAGTCTCCCTAGTGCCCTGTTCTATCATTATATTGGGCCCCCCTGGGTATGGTCCTGGACACTATAGGCACATATGGATGGATATGCTGAAGATCACCTGCATCTCCACCATCCTGGGAGCTCTAGGAGTGATGGGGTCCATCTTTGGGACCAAGTGCTGTAACTGCATCAAGAGTAACAGGACCAGGGTCAAGGCCAGGTTCATCGTTGGAATATTCTTCATCCTGGCTGGTATCCTGCAACTCACCACTGTCTTCTTGGTCTATTACTTGACACAGAATATTCCAGAATACTGGAGGGAGTATATGTTATTTTCCACTGAATTCTGTAGATGGTCCGCCTCCATGCTCCTGATAGGAGGGACCATACTCTGCTGCAGCACCTTGAAGAGGAAGAACCCAGACTCAACAACGACTAAATCTGCCTCCCACTAA